Proteins encoded by one window of Luteimonas yindakuii:
- a CDS encoding tetratricopeptide repeat-containing sulfotransferase family protein, producing MSLPDPAALYRQAVDALNRSDWTRAYGLASSLLPQCDDHGGVHFVAGVAALHLADNRRAHAHLQRAVRLSPTRPDYLAQLARVLATARATREGLQAAERAVALGPSDPVTLDTLGVVFSQCNAYARAASMFMRAVQLQPRAANMRFNLATALMFVGDLDAAEREYEACLALDPRYWKAHLALSQLRRQRPDGNHVERLLSLLATAEEPAGRLYVNLALEKELSDLGEHARSLQHLRAGKGAWRQTLDYDIRRDERIFDAVRRGFDAVPERPGHASREPFFILGMPRSGTTLVERILSSHSEVASAGELQNFGVVLKRLSASTTSRMLDEDTLARAAGVDPAELGRHYIESTRPLTGSTAHFIDKLPHNFLYAGFIARALPDAPLICLRRDPMDTTLGNFRQLFALSSPYYDYSFDLVDTARYYVLFHRLMAFWHERLPGRILEVRYEDVVRDQEAQTRRLLDHCGLAWDDACLAFEKNAAPVATASLVQVRSPIYATSIGRWKRYGNGLDDALAVLRDAGLVDASA from the coding sequence TTGAGCCTGCCCGACCCGGCAGCGCTGTACCGGCAGGCGGTCGACGCGCTGAACCGCAGCGACTGGACGCGGGCCTACGGGCTCGCGTCTTCGCTGCTGCCGCAGTGCGACGACCACGGTGGCGTGCACTTCGTCGCCGGGGTGGCCGCGCTGCATCTGGCGGACAACCGCCGCGCGCACGCGCACCTGCAGCGCGCGGTGCGCCTGAGCCCCACGCGCCCCGATTACCTCGCCCAGCTGGCCCGGGTGCTGGCGACAGCGCGGGCGACACGCGAGGGACTGCAAGCTGCCGAACGCGCGGTCGCGCTGGGCCCGTCGGACCCGGTGACGCTCGATACGCTCGGCGTGGTGTTCAGCCAGTGCAACGCCTATGCACGCGCGGCGTCGATGTTCATGCGGGCGGTGCAGCTGCAGCCGCGCGCCGCGAACATGCGCTTCAACCTGGCGACGGCACTGATGTTCGTTGGCGACCTCGATGCCGCCGAGCGCGAGTACGAGGCCTGCCTCGCGCTGGATCCGCGCTACTGGAAGGCGCATCTGGCGCTGTCGCAGCTGCGGCGCCAGCGCCCCGACGGCAACCACGTGGAACGGTTGCTGTCGCTGCTGGCCACCGCGGAGGAACCCGCAGGCCGGCTCTACGTCAACCTCGCGCTGGAGAAGGAGTTGTCGGACCTCGGCGAGCACGCGCGTTCGCTGCAGCACCTGCGCGCGGGCAAGGGCGCATGGCGGCAGACGCTCGACTACGACATCCGTCGCGACGAGCGCATTTTCGACGCCGTGCGGCGCGGGTTCGATGCCGTGCCCGAGCGTCCCGGCCACGCCAGCCGCGAGCCGTTCTTCATCCTCGGCATGCCGCGCTCCGGGACCACGCTGGTCGAGCGGATCCTGTCCAGCCACTCCGAGGTCGCTTCCGCCGGCGAGTTGCAGAACTTCGGCGTGGTGCTCAAGCGGCTGTCGGCAAGCACCACGTCGCGGATGCTCGACGAGGACACGCTGGCGCGAGCGGCAGGCGTGGACCCGGCGGAGCTGGGACGGCACTACATCGAAAGCACGCGTCCGCTCACCGGCAGCACCGCGCATTTCATCGACAAGCTGCCCCACAACTTCCTCTACGCCGGATTCATTGCCCGTGCGCTGCCGGACGCGCCGCTCATCTGCCTGCGACGCGATCCGATGGACACGACGCTCGGCAACTTCCGGCAGCTGTTCGCCCTGTCATCGCCGTACTACGACTACTCGTTCGACCTTGTGGACACCGCACGCTACTACGTGCTGTTCCACCGCCTGATGGCGTTCTGGCACGAACGCCTGCCCGGTCGCATCCTCGAGGTCCGCTACGAGGATGTCGTGCGCGACCAGGAAGCGCAGACGCGCCGGCTGCTCGACCATTGCGGCCTGGCATGGGACGACGCCTGCCTCGCCTTCGAGAAGAACGCGGCGCCGGTCGCCACCGCCAGCCTGGTGCAGGTGCGTTCGCCGATCTACGCGACCTCGATCGGGCGCTGGAAGCGCTACGGCAACGGGCTCGACGATGCGCTTGCGGTATTGCGTGACGCCGGGCTCGTCGACGCGTCGGCCTGA
- a CDS encoding DUF2147 domain-containing protein, which translates to MKNPIRGWLCLLAVLPLAVFAQSGPTGRWKTIDDETGRAKSIVEIRQLDDGSLSGTVVEILQSDRGPNPTCDRCTGANKDKPIRGMTILWGLRADGSNAWAGGTILDPAKGKTYRSKAQLIDNNRLGVSGCVAFICREQVWQRE; encoded by the coding sequence ATGAAGAATCCGATCCGCGGTTGGCTGTGCCTGCTCGCTGTGCTGCCGCTGGCCGTCTTCGCCCAGTCCGGCCCGACCGGCCGCTGGAAGACCATCGACGACGAGACCGGGCGCGCCAAATCGATCGTGGAGATCCGCCAGCTCGACGATGGCTCGCTGTCGGGGACGGTGGTCGAGATCCTGCAGTCCGACCGCGGTCCGAACCCGACCTGCGACCGCTGCACCGGTGCCAACAAGGACAAGCCGATCCGCGGGATGACCATCCTGTGGGGCCTGCGCGCGGACGGCAGCAATGCCTGGGCGGGCGGCACCATCCTCGACCCGGCCAAGGGCAAGACCTATCGCTCCAAAGCGCAGCTGATCGACAACAACCGCCTGGGCGTCTCCGGCTGCGTGGCCTTCATCTGCCGCGAGCAGGTCTGGCAGCGCGAGTAA
- the metG gene encoding methionine--tRNA ligase, with translation MPRNALVTTALPYANGPLHLGHLVGYIQADIWVRARRLAGDVVRFVCADDTHGTPIMLAAEKAGVTPEAFIAGIQAGHEADFAAFGVAFDHYDSTHSTTNRALTERFYTRLDAAGHISRRSVAQFYDPAKGMFLPDRYIKGICPNCSAADQYGDNCEVCGAAYSPTDLKEPRSVLSGVAPELRDSEHFFFEVGHFEPFLREWLAGDVALPGVKAKLMEWLDAEGGLRAWDISRDAPYFGFEIPGHPGKYFYVWLDAPIGYLSSYKALCERNGEDFERVLERGSDIELHHFIGKDIVNFHGLFWPAVLHGAGHRAPTRLHVNGYLTVDGAKMSKSRGTFVMARTYLESGLEPEALRYYFAAKSSGGVDDLDLNLGDFVARVNADLVGKFVNLASRCAGFIHKRFDGRLAGELPDPAQYARFVAALAPIRDAYARNDPASAIRQTMALADEANRYIDERKPWVIAKQEGADAELQAVCTQGLNLFRVLAGALKPILPRTTGEAEAFLSAPVAGWDELAQPLRDHVIQPYTPLFTRIDPKLIDTMTEASRDTLNPPAAPAAAKQAVTAEAPAAAPTTAAAPAPAATPTIGIDDFAKLDLRIGKVLACEFVEGSDKLLRFELDAGELGTRQIFSGIRASYGEPDQLVGRNVVFIANLAPRKMRFGLSEGMILSAGFDAGALALLSADEAAAPGMPVR, from the coding sequence ATGCCGCGCAACGCCCTCGTCACCACCGCCCTGCCCTACGCCAACGGCCCGCTGCACCTGGGCCATCTGGTCGGCTATATCCAGGCCGACATCTGGGTGCGGGCACGGCGCCTTGCCGGTGACGTGGTCCGCTTCGTCTGCGCCGACGACACCCATGGCACGCCGATCATGCTTGCGGCGGAGAAGGCAGGCGTCACCCCGGAAGCCTTCATCGCCGGGATCCAGGCCGGCCACGAGGCCGACTTCGCCGCCTTCGGTGTCGCCTTCGATCATTACGATTCGACCCACTCCACCACCAACCGGGCGCTGACCGAACGGTTCTACACGCGCCTGGATGCTGCCGGCCACATCAGCCGCCGCTCGGTCGCGCAGTTCTACGACCCGGCCAAGGGCATGTTCCTGCCCGACCGCTACATCAAGGGCATCTGCCCGAACTGCAGCGCGGCCGACCAGTACGGTGACAACTGCGAAGTCTGCGGCGCGGCCTACTCGCCCACCGACCTGAAGGAACCGCGCTCGGTGCTGTCGGGCGTGGCGCCGGAGCTGCGTGACTCCGAACACTTCTTCTTCGAGGTGGGCCACTTCGAGCCGTTCCTGCGCGAATGGCTTGCCGGCGACGTCGCGCTGCCCGGCGTCAAGGCCAAGCTGATGGAATGGCTGGACGCCGAAGGCGGCCTGCGCGCATGGGACATCTCCCGCGACGCGCCCTACTTCGGTTTCGAGATCCCGGGACATCCCGGCAAGTACTTCTACGTGTGGCTGGATGCGCCGATCGGCTATCTGTCGAGCTACAAGGCGCTGTGCGAGCGCAATGGCGAGGATTTCGAGCGCGTCCTCGAGCGCGGTTCCGATATCGAGCTGCATCACTTCATCGGCAAGGACATCGTGAACTTCCACGGGCTGTTCTGGCCCGCGGTGCTGCACGGCGCCGGCCACCGCGCGCCGACGCGGCTGCATGTCAACGGCTACCTGACCGTCGACGGCGCCAAGATGTCGAAGTCGCGCGGCACCTTCGTGATGGCGCGCACCTACCTCGAGAGTGGCCTGGAGCCCGAGGCGTTGCGTTACTACTTCGCGGCCAAGTCGTCCGGCGGCGTCGACGACCTCGACCTCAACCTCGGCGACTTCGTCGCGCGGGTCAACGCGGACCTGGTTGGCAAGTTCGTCAACCTCGCCAGCCGCTGCGCAGGCTTCATCCACAAGCGTTTCGATGGCCGCCTGGCCGGTGAACTTCCCGACCCCGCGCAGTACGCACGTTTCGTTGCAGCGCTCGCGCCGATCCGCGATGCCTACGCGCGCAACGACCCGGCCAGCGCGATCCGCCAGACCATGGCGCTTGCCGACGAGGCCAACCGCTACATCGACGAGCGCAAGCCGTGGGTGATCGCCAAGCAGGAAGGCGCCGATGCAGAACTGCAGGCGGTCTGCACCCAGGGCCTCAACCTGTTCCGCGTGCTGGCGGGTGCGCTCAAGCCGATCCTGCCGCGCACCACGGGTGAGGCCGAAGCCTTCCTGTCCGCACCGGTCGCCGGGTGGGACGAACTCGCCCAGCCATTGCGCGACCACGTCATCCAGCCGTACACGCCACTGTTCACCCGCATCGACCCCAAGCTCATCGACACCATGACCGAAGCCTCCCGCGACACCCTCAACCCGCCCGCGGCACCTGCCGCCGCGAAGCAGGCCGTTACCGCGGAAGCCCCCGCTGCCGCGCCGACGACGGCCGCAGCGCCGGCTCCCGCAGCCACACCCACCATCGGCATCGACGACTTCGCGAAGCTCGACCTGCGCATCGGCAAGGTGCTGGCCTGCGAGTTCGTGGAAGGCTCCGACAAGCTGTTGCGCTTCGAACTCGACGCCGGCGAGCTCGGCACCCGGCAGATCTTCTCCGGCATCCGCGCAAGCTATGGCGAACCTGACCAGCTGGTCGGCCGCAACGTGGTGTTCATCGCCAACCTCGCCCCGCGCAAGATGCGCTTCGGCCTGAGCGAAGGGATGATCCTGTCCGCCGGCTTCGATGCCGGCGCACTGGCGCTGCTGTCGGCCGACGAAGCCGCCGCGCCCGGCATGCCGGTGCGCTGA
- a CDS encoding TonB-dependent receptor plug domain-containing protein, whose protein sequence is MKLHPTRSRLCTALLAALIIPCAGAAAQDEDPESSTQQSPRTLDRVTVTGSLIPQAQIETFTPVTVITAEDIQSRGFAAISDVLQQSAFSTGGVQGSQSSASFTQGAETISLFGLPPGYVKYLIDGRPMASYPALYNGSDTFNNISGIPIDLVERIEILPGGQSSLYGSDAIAGVINVILKKEMQGSALNIRGGTFTEGGGNSFRASFSTGFQSADGRTNALLGVQYEERDPIWAYDRDLTRQFFTQGSSPPLASRDYLVLSPFTSYKFLDPANCANVSGQFGGTVGLQRRPGFGDEYYCGSFYTPGYRTLRNGKEATQIYGNLTFEINEGMQLYANVLHSDEKVDYHVGSNFTWWGSNTESMGYYYYDPNLDDYLSLQRAFAPEEMGPGGFRNTMQHDDSKSTRVAVGLNGVFGDSAWDYDVGYTRTDYKLEEVAFVRFAEPMDNYFRERVLGPQLGLDPTYGFYPVYSPDYAAFYQPISPQDFASLTGYATTESKTVDQMLRFQVTNTQLFELPGGDAGLAVVAEVGNQEWRYDPDPGYLDGTIWGTTAVSGGGERDRYALTTELRMPVLEPLTVTLSGRYDAFKPEGGGTIDKPTYSLGLEYRPFEELLIRGKYGTAFRSPTLSDLYQGESGFFIAVTDYYACSLLGFEPGNTDACPAALSNRQVFGTQEGNLDLQPINADVWSVGVVWSPVPRMSINVDYHNWDIADEVTQQSTDALMLQEYRCRTGLDDINSQLCTTTLSQVTRNPATDQITEIYTPKINVSRQTLEAVSAGINYAMDVGIGALTFRGNYTQKIDHQYQQYAEDPYIDLLNNPFWSTDPKQKADASITWATDHWASTVYANWFSETPNYRSEVLAHYDDPLARKLPSHLIYNASVSFSPIEPLQFSLLVNNVFNKMPPMDWSYPGTTGAPYNENNFNVYGRALYLEARYLFGRN, encoded by the coding sequence ATGAAATTGCACCCAACGCGTTCACGGTTGTGTACCGCCCTGTTGGCGGCCCTGATAATCCCCTGCGCCGGCGCCGCGGCCCAGGATGAAGACCCCGAGTCGAGTACACAGCAGTCGCCACGCACGCTTGACCGCGTGACGGTGACCGGCTCGCTGATCCCGCAGGCGCAGATCGAGACCTTTACTCCGGTAACCGTCATCACCGCGGAAGACATCCAGTCCCGCGGATTTGCCGCGATCTCCGATGTCCTGCAGCAAAGCGCCTTTTCCACCGGTGGCGTGCAGGGTTCGCAGTCGTCGGCATCCTTCACCCAGGGCGCCGAAACCATCAGCCTGTTCGGCCTGCCGCCGGGCTATGTAAAGTACCTCATCGACGGCCGTCCGATGGCGAGCTACCCCGCCCTCTACAACGGCAGCGACACCTTCAACAACATCAGCGGCATCCCGATCGACCTCGTCGAGCGCATCGAGATCCTGCCGGGCGGGCAATCCTCGCTGTACGGGTCGGATGCGATCGCGGGCGTGATCAACGTGATCCTGAAGAAGGAAATGCAGGGCTCCGCCTTGAACATCCGCGGAGGCACGTTCACCGAAGGTGGCGGCAACAGCTTCCGCGCCAGCTTCTCGACCGGCTTCCAGTCCGCGGATGGGCGCACGAACGCCCTGCTCGGCGTCCAGTACGAGGAACGCGACCCGATCTGGGCCTATGACCGTGATCTCACGCGGCAGTTCTTCACCCAGGGCAGCTCGCCACCGCTGGCCAGCCGGGATTACCTGGTGCTGAGCCCGTTCACCAGCTACAAGTTCCTCGATCCGGCCAATTGCGCCAACGTCAGCGGACAGTTCGGCGGCACCGTAGGGCTGCAACGGCGCCCCGGATTCGGCGACGAGTATTACTGCGGCTCGTTCTATACCCCCGGCTACCGCACCCTGCGCAACGGCAAGGAGGCCACGCAGATCTACGGCAACCTGACCTTCGAGATCAACGAAGGCATGCAGCTGTACGCCAACGTTCTGCATTCAGACGAGAAGGTCGACTACCACGTGGGTTCCAACTTCACCTGGTGGGGCAGCAACACCGAGTCGATGGGTTATTACTACTACGACCCCAATCTTGACGACTACCTCAGCCTGCAACGTGCGTTCGCGCCGGAGGAGATGGGCCCGGGCGGATTCCGCAACACGATGCAGCACGACGACAGCAAGTCGACCCGCGTTGCGGTCGGCCTCAACGGCGTGTTCGGCGATTCGGCGTGGGATTACGACGTTGGCTACACCCGCACCGACTACAAGCTCGAGGAGGTCGCCTTCGTGCGCTTCGCCGAACCGATGGACAACTATTTCCGCGAACGCGTGCTGGGGCCGCAGCTCGGCCTGGACCCGACCTACGGCTTCTACCCGGTCTACTCGCCCGACTACGCCGCCTTCTACCAGCCCATTTCTCCGCAGGACTTCGCCAGCCTGACCGGCTATGCGACCACCGAATCGAAAACGGTGGACCAGATGCTGCGCTTCCAGGTCACCAACACACAGCTGTTCGAGCTACCCGGCGGCGACGCCGGGCTTGCGGTGGTGGCCGAGGTCGGCAACCAGGAATGGCGTTATGACCCGGACCCGGGTTACCTCGACGGCACGATCTGGGGCACCACGGCGGTTTCGGGCGGTGGCGAACGCGACCGCTACGCGCTGACCACGGAGCTGCGGATGCCCGTGCTCGAACCACTGACCGTCACCCTGTCCGGGCGCTACGACGCCTTCAAGCCGGAAGGCGGCGGCACAATCGACAAGCCGACCTACAGCCTCGGCCTGGAGTACCGCCCGTTCGAGGAACTGCTGATCCGCGGCAAGTACGGCACCGCGTTCCGCTCGCCGACCTTGTCCGACCTGTACCAGGGTGAGAGCGGCTTCTTCATCGCCGTCACCGACTACTACGCGTGCTCCCTGCTGGGGTTCGAACCCGGCAACACGGACGCGTGCCCGGCGGCGCTCAGCAATCGCCAGGTCTTCGGCACCCAGGAGGGCAATCTCGACCTGCAGCCGATCAACGCGGATGTCTGGAGCGTCGGCGTGGTCTGGTCTCCCGTCCCGCGGATGTCGATCAACGTCGACTACCACAACTGGGACATCGCCGACGAGGTCACCCAGCAGAGCACGGACGCCCTCATGCTGCAGGAATATCGATGCCGCACCGGGCTCGACGACATCAATTCACAGCTGTGCACGACGACGCTGTCACAGGTCACGCGCAACCCGGCCACCGACCAGATCACCGAGATCTACACGCCGAAGATCAACGTCTCGCGACAAACGCTGGAAGCGGTGAGCGCAGGCATCAACTACGCGATGGACGTCGGCATCGGCGCACTGACCTTTCGCGGCAACTACACGCAGAAGATCGATCACCAGTACCAGCAGTACGCGGAAGATCCGTACATCGACCTGTTGAACAACCCGTTCTGGAGCACCGATCCCAAACAGAAGGCCGATGCCTCGATCACCTGGGCAACCGACCATTGGGCATCCACGGTGTACGCCAACTGGTTCAGCGAAACCCCGAATTACCGCTCGGAAGTGCTGGCGCATTACGACGACCCGCTGGCGCGCAAGCTGCCTTCGCACCTGATCTACAACGCGTCGGTTTCGTTCTCGCCGATCGAGCCGCTGCAGTTCTCGCTGCTGGTCAACAACGTGTTCAACAAGATGCCGCCGATGGACTGGTCGTACCCCGGCACCACGGGCGCGCCGTACAACGAGAACAATTTCAACGTGTACGGGCGCGCCTTGTACCTGGAAGCACGCTACCTGTTTGGTCGGAACTGA
- a CDS encoding TraB/GumN family protein encodes MNLKTSFAVLALLGAVVAGGAPAQPVPTPAAATATKAPPVPLLWKASRGDDAVYLLGTFHLLRPDDYPVAAEVDAALEASQRLVLELDPAEMNSPTLGLKMAQAGMRTDGTLLDSELPSETAKALQTWLAGNAARVQPLGLTAQSVQMFEPWFIALTVTLVEMTGHGLDPSLGLDSHLAQRAAQAGKETRGLETGEAQIAFLDGMHRPEQLQFLREALESSGEKGARELDKLHGAWREGDERTLWNEMAVSMRTEYPALYHRINVARNDAWLPKIEALFKQPGDSLVAVGALHLLGEDGVVHKLRQRGYTVERVEVAAP; translated from the coding sequence ATGAACCTGAAGACATCGTTTGCCGTATTGGCGCTGCTGGGTGCCGTGGTTGCCGGAGGCGCACCTGCGCAGCCGGTGCCGACGCCTGCCGCGGCCACCGCGACAAAGGCGCCACCGGTTCCGTTGCTGTGGAAGGCGAGCAGGGGCGACGACGCCGTTTACCTGCTCGGCACCTTCCACCTGCTGCGGCCCGACGACTACCCGGTCGCAGCGGAGGTCGATGCGGCACTCGAGGCGTCACAACGGCTGGTGCTCGAACTCGACCCGGCTGAAATGAACTCGCCCACGCTCGGCCTGAAGATGGCCCAGGCCGGGATGCGCACCGATGGCACGCTGCTCGACAGCGAGCTGCCGTCCGAGACTGCGAAGGCGCTGCAGACCTGGCTGGCCGGCAACGCCGCACGGGTGCAGCCGCTGGGGCTGACTGCGCAGAGCGTGCAGATGTTCGAGCCGTGGTTCATCGCGTTGACGGTCACCCTGGTCGAGATGACCGGCCACGGCCTCGATCCCTCGCTCGGCCTCGACAGCCACCTCGCGCAACGCGCGGCACAGGCCGGCAAGGAGACCCGCGGTCTGGAAACGGGCGAGGCGCAGATCGCCTTCCTCGATGGCATGCACCGCCCCGAGCAGCTGCAATTCCTGCGCGAAGCACTGGAGTCGAGTGGCGAGAAGGGTGCGCGGGAGCTGGACAAGCTGCATGGCGCCTGGCGCGAGGGCGACGAGCGCACGCTGTGGAACGAGATGGCGGTGAGCATGCGCACGGAGTACCCGGCGCTCTATCACCGCATCAACGTCGCCCGCAACGACGCCTGGCTGCCGAAGATCGAAGCGTTGTTCAAGCAGCCCGGCGACAGCCTGGTCGCGGTGGGCGCGCTGCACCTGCTCGGCGAGGACGGCGTGGTCCACAAGCTGCGGCAGCGTGGATACACCGTGGAACGGGTGGAGGTGGCCGCGCCTTGA
- a CDS encoding HAD family hydrolase, translating into MDGPTRHLALFDFDHTVTHCDTYSRFLRRVATPEQLAGARWAIGPWLLGYRAGLVSAAAIRRRVTRFAFAGRDAGEIAALAEAYAREELPGLVRPEALQRIEWHRAQGHTLVLVSASLDLYLVPWCVTYGFDVVCNRLEEVDGRLTGRYQPDDCGPHKVREIRARFDPTAFERVYAYGDSREDRPMLALAHERWYRGRRIA; encoded by the coding sequence ATGGATGGCCCGACGCGCCATCTGGCGCTGTTCGACTTCGACCACACCGTCACCCACTGCGATACCTATTCGCGATTCCTGCGTCGCGTCGCCACGCCGGAGCAGCTGGCAGGCGCGCGCTGGGCGATCGGGCCCTGGCTGCTCGGCTACAGGGCCGGGCTGGTGTCCGCCGCGGCGATCCGTCGCCGGGTGACGCGCTTCGCCTTCGCCGGGCGTGACGCCGGTGAGATCGCTGCGCTGGCCGAAGCCTATGCCCGCGAGGAACTGCCGGGACTGGTGCGGCCGGAGGCGCTGCAGCGCATCGAATGGCATCGCGCGCAGGGCCATACCCTGGTGCTGGTTTCGGCCTCGCTGGACCTGTATCTCGTCCCCTGGTGCGTGACATACGGATTCGACGTCGTCTGCAACCGTCTCGAAGAAGTGGACGGTCGCCTCACCGGTCGTTACCAGCCCGACGATTGCGGCCCGCACAAGGTGCGCGAGATCCGGGCCCGTTTCGATCCCACCGCGTTCGAGCGCGTATACGCCTACGGCGACAGCCGCGAGGATCGGCCGATGCTGGCACTCGCGCATGAACGCTGGTACCGCGGCCGGCGTATCGCCTGA